In the genome of Saccharomonospora viridis DSM 43017, one region contains:
- a CDS encoding DUF4383 domain-containing protein, whose amino-acid sequence MSYSSAHPWRATAGMGSRPAVQTAAGLVGALFLLVGILGFIPGITTNYGTMQFAGHGSQAMLFGIFQVSILHNIVHLLFGIAGLSMMRSAGSARAFLIGGGLIYLALWVYGLIFGSETTAANFVPLNNADNWLHLGLAIGMTGLGLALGAGGTSTATPRRDTETPG is encoded by the coding sequence ATGAGTTACTCATCCGCGCACCCCTGGCGTGCCACGGCCGGAATGGGGTCACGCCCAGCGGTGCAGACTGCCGCGGGCCTGGTCGGTGCGCTGTTTCTGTTGGTCGGCATCTTAGGTTTCATCCCCGGTATCACGACCAACTACGGCACCATGCAGTTCGCCGGGCATGGGTCGCAGGCGATGTTGTTCGGCATCTTCCAAGTGTCGATTTTGCACAACATCGTGCATCTGCTGTTCGGGATCGCTGGGCTGAGCATGATGCGTTCAGCGGGTTCGGCACGTGCTTTCCTGATCGGCGGTGGGCTGATCTACCTGGCGCTGTGGGTGTACGGGTTGATCTTCGGGAGTGAAACCACGGCGGCGAACTTCGTTCCGCTCAACAACGCCGACAACTGGCTCCATCTCGGTCTCGCCATCGGAATGACCGGGCTGGGTCTGGCGTTGGGTGCGGGCGGAACCAGTACCGCGACGCCGCGCCGAGATACCGAGACCCCAGGTTAA
- a CDS encoding Pycsar system effector family protein — translation MTNTEDGWKTLTIAGDWVKVADTKAGVVITAGGVLAGLVLTGFPAYAQWSKQPWRVALLLTSLGLVCVAIVLALRVFAPRLRSADSVRGAAKGTAENSVSSADSADLLHFDAIAERFPNPEGYVAAVRELMADEERLARALAEQTWAVSVVARRKFRHVTPALWCLVMGLLVAVVAGVVPG, via the coding sequence GTGACCAACACGGAAGACGGGTGGAAGACACTGACGATCGCCGGCGATTGGGTGAAGGTCGCCGACACCAAGGCCGGTGTGGTGATCACGGCGGGCGGTGTGCTCGCGGGATTGGTCCTGACCGGTTTCCCCGCGTACGCGCAGTGGTCCAAACAGCCATGGCGGGTGGCGCTGTTGCTCACGTCGCTCGGGCTCGTGTGCGTGGCCATCGTGCTGGCGTTGCGGGTGTTCGCTCCCCGTCTACGTTCGGCGGACTCCGTGCGAGGGGCCGCGAAGGGCACCGCGGAGAACTCCGTGAGTTCGGCGGACTCGGCGGATCTGCTGCACTTCGACGCCATCGCCGAGCGTTTCCCGAATCCCGAGGGCTATGTCGCGGCGGTACGGGAGCTGATGGCGGACGAGGAACGTCTCGCGCGGGCCCTCGCCGAGCAGACGTGGGCGGTCAGCGTGGTCGCGCGACGCAAGTTCCGCCATGTCACCCCCGCGCTGTGGTGTCTCGTCATGGGTCTGCTCGTGGCCGTCGTCGCGGGAGTCGTCCCAGGGTGA
- a CDS encoding Crp/Fnr family transcriptional regulator yields MSHQTVTPRGFAALLGPRRWAALLDAGHLRSYHPGATLLRQGDDGGFVLAVSNGRIAVFGGDADGGEILLALRGSGDLVGELALASGSRTATVRAVDRCTAHAIPAPAFRSFLNTHNAHAAYADYLAVKLSETVPYSVRQVHRDPLTRVARLLWDLLSLEGNTPSSSHRVPLSQEALAKALGLARSTVAEQIAELRRTDVLGPGPRIVVSDPAALARHADIAMGP; encoded by the coding sequence GTGTCTCACCAGACAGTCACCCCGCGTGGATTCGCCGCCCTGCTCGGACCTCGTCGGTGGGCCGCACTCCTGGACGCGGGCCACCTACGCAGTTATCACCCCGGAGCTACCCTCCTACGGCAAGGGGACGACGGCGGATTCGTCCTCGCGGTGAGCAACGGGCGGATCGCCGTTTTCGGCGGTGACGCCGACGGTGGTGAGATACTGCTCGCTCTGCGCGGTAGCGGTGATTTGGTCGGTGAACTGGCCCTGGCGTCCGGTTCCCGCACCGCCACGGTGCGAGCCGTCGACCGGTGCACCGCCCACGCGATCCCCGCGCCCGCCTTTCGGTCGTTTTTGAACACGCACAACGCCCACGCCGCGTACGCCGACTATCTGGCCGTCAAGCTCTCCGAGACGGTTCCGTACTCGGTTCGGCAGGTTCATCGCGATCCCCTCACCCGTGTGGCCCGGTTGCTGTGGGACCTGCTGTCGCTTGAAGGGAACACGCCGTCGTCCTCTCATCGGGTACCGCTGTCCCAGGAGGCCCTCGCCAAAGCGCTCGGATTGGCTCGTAGCACCGTCGCGGAGCAGATAGCGGAACTGCGCAGAACCGATGTCCTGGGGCCGGGTCCACGCATCGTCGTATCCGATCCGGCCGCTCTCGCCCGACACGCCGACATCGCCATGGGCCCGTGA
- a CDS encoding endonuclease I family protein, which yields MRTRTGRWLAVALTATVVAVGAPASAEAPFDDYYSGTEGLTGEALKDALHDIISDAEQLSYSEIWDGIRATDEDPANPNNVILLYSGESRSKNANGGNVGDWNREHVWAKSHGGFGTSGPGADLHHLRPTDVQVNGIRGNKDFDNGGSPVNGAPDNYTDDDSFEPRDEVKGDVARMLMYMAVRYEGDDGYADLELNDRVGNGSAPYHGRISVLLEWHEADPVDDFERRRNEVIYEQFQHNRNPFIDHPEWAWEIWG from the coding sequence ATGCGTACTCGAACCGGACGGTGGCTCGCGGTCGCCCTCACGGCGACGGTCGTGGCCGTGGGGGCCCCCGCGTCGGCCGAAGCACCGTTCGACGACTACTACTCCGGGACCGAAGGACTCACCGGCGAGGCGTTGAAGGACGCCCTGCACGACATCATCAGTGACGCCGAGCAACTGTCCTACAGCGAGATCTGGGACGGGATCAGAGCCACGGACGAGGACCCGGCGAATCCGAACAACGTCATCCTCCTCTACAGCGGCGAGTCCCGTTCGAAGAACGCCAACGGCGGCAACGTCGGTGATTGGAACCGGGAACACGTGTGGGCCAAATCCCACGGGGGCTTCGGCACCTCCGGTCCGGGCGCCGACCTGCACCACCTGCGCCCCACCGACGTGCAGGTGAACGGAATCCGCGGCAACAAGGACTTCGACAACGGTGGCTCCCCCGTGAACGGCGCCCCGGACAACTACACCGACGACGATTCGTTCGAGCCGCGGGACGAGGTGAAAGGCGACGTCGCGCGGATGCTGATGTACATGGCCGTCCGGTACGAGGGTGACGACGGCTACGCCGACCTGGAGCTCAACGATCGAGTCGGCAACGGCTCCGCGCCCTACCACGGTCGGATCTCGGTGCTGCTGGAGTGGCACGAGGCCGACCCGGTGGACGACTTCGAACGCAGGCGCAACGAGGTCATCTACGAGCAGTTCCAGCACAACCGCAACCCGTTCATCGACCATCCCGAATGGGCGTGGGAGATCTGGGGCTGA
- a CDS encoding glycosyltransferase, translating to MRIRGSWIVAGVVGLLFVMTLLIAGWTMSEVGNDAEPQRGFDSQSNVPSSVLNGGTLVHVQGDSVSSTSMPPRTVALTFDDGPDPVWTPQILEILDKHDVPATFFVVGSMAARYPDLVRSIHESGSELGVHTFTHPDLAQVSAWRVERELNQTQMALAGAAGVTTRLFRPPYSSTTEALDNPAYDVVRQAGELGYISVFSDIDSADWQRPGVDAIVRNSMPPNGQGGVVLLHDAGGDRSQTVAALDILIPRLKEQGYRFSTIADVIGADRADPASTEDRVSGSAFVAVVNGALVVVSVLKWLLVAVGVLTVLRLLLLVVVAGRHAARRRGARSCWGPPVTEPVSVIVPAYNEAANIEATVRSAVASTHPVEIIVVDDGSTDGTADLVEGLGLSGVRVLRRPNRGKAAALNTGIAAASYDLIVMVDGDTVFEPNTVHELVQPFADPEVGAVSGNVKIANRETLLARLQHIEYVVGFNVDRRVHEVMRSMPTVPGAGGAFRRSALLQVGGLSAQTLAEDTDLTISIGRAGWRTVFQEKAVTWTEAPTTVRQLWRQRFRWTFGTLQALWKHRKAIVQRGAAGRVGRFGMLHVVCFQVLLPMIAPVIDVFLVYGVLFLDPWTTVLLWLTMLGIQAAAAAYAFHLDGERKTVLWLLPAQQLIYRQLMYVVLMQSLAAAASGVRVRWQHMRRSGLTRFPAVQAAQSVPAPRTASENTQDVSVSSPVTHVPSGSSASGGRRSRERWLDVLRAAALGRVMLYHTMGWPWLSMVFPAMGVMFAVGGSLMARSLGNQPPVDVVGRRIVRLLPPLWVLALVMVPLMLAFGWSAATEESWASDALHWPELALWIFPVLDPPHSDLGLGRDAAIVLWYVRAYLWFVLLTPLLLRLFRRWPLVTTLTPLVLVACDAVLGSPLSGMDDVGQGVLDFCTFGACWLLGFAHRDGMLTRARIGTLVVTSVLLISAGLWWAATHPAWGSYDLNEIPLAQALVSAGFVLVALRVSPELRLLDRVPALNRLVTVLNARAVTVYLWHNVAIYLAASLILWWGDYSQAEHLAVAVLLTAGAVFLFGWVEDVAARRRIRILPGAPPKPKHARTRLRKAKVVRA from the coding sequence ATGCGAATCCGGGGATCGTGGATCGTCGCGGGTGTGGTCGGCCTGCTGTTCGTCATGACGTTGCTCATCGCCGGCTGGACCATGTCGGAGGTCGGCAACGACGCCGAGCCGCAACGGGGATTCGACAGCCAATCGAATGTCCCGAGCTCGGTGCTGAACGGTGGCACGCTCGTCCATGTCCAAGGTGATTCGGTGTCGTCCACGTCGATGCCGCCCCGAACCGTGGCATTGACCTTCGACGATGGTCCCGATCCGGTGTGGACCCCCCAGATCCTCGAAATACTCGACAAACACGACGTACCCGCCACGTTCTTCGTGGTCGGCTCGATGGCCGCGCGTTACCCGGACCTGGTCCGCAGCATCCACGAATCCGGTTCCGAACTGGGGGTGCACACGTTCACCCACCCCGATCTCGCCCAGGTCTCCGCGTGGCGGGTGGAACGCGAGCTGAACCAGACTCAGATGGCGCTCGCGGGAGCGGCCGGAGTGACCACACGACTGTTCCGGCCCCCGTACTCGTCGACGACGGAGGCGCTCGACAACCCCGCCTACGACGTCGTGCGCCAAGCCGGGGAACTCGGCTACATCAGCGTGTTCAGTGACATCGACAGTGCCGACTGGCAGCGACCCGGGGTCGACGCCATCGTGCGCAACTCGATGCCGCCGAACGGGCAGGGTGGCGTGGTGCTGTTGCACGACGCCGGCGGTGACCGATCGCAGACGGTGGCCGCGCTCGACATCCTCATCCCCCGCCTCAAGGAACAGGGCTACCGGTTCAGCACCATCGCCGATGTCATCGGCGCCGACCGCGCCGATCCCGCCTCCACGGAGGACCGGGTGTCGGGCTCCGCGTTCGTCGCTGTGGTCAATGGTGCTCTCGTCGTGGTGAGTGTGCTGAAATGGCTGCTGGTCGCGGTGGGCGTACTCACGGTGCTCCGGCTGCTGTTGCTCGTCGTGGTGGCGGGCAGACACGCTGCCCGGCGCAGAGGCGCACGCTCTTGCTGGGGTCCGCCGGTCACCGAGCCGGTATCGGTGATCGTGCCCGCGTACAACGAGGCCGCCAACATCGAGGCCACCGTGAGATCAGCTGTCGCGAGTACCCACCCGGTCGAGATCATCGTCGTCGACGACGGGTCCACTGACGGTACCGCCGACCTCGTGGAAGGGCTCGGACTTTCGGGTGTTCGGGTACTGCGTCGACCGAACCGAGGGAAGGCCGCCGCGCTCAACACGGGGATCGCCGCCGCGTCGTACGACCTCATCGTCATGGTCGACGGTGACACCGTGTTCGAACCGAACACGGTGCACGAATTGGTGCAGCCGTTCGCCGATCCGGAAGTCGGTGCGGTCTCGGGCAACGTCAAGATCGCCAACCGGGAGACGTTGCTGGCACGACTGCAACACATCGAATACGTCGTCGGGTTCAATGTGGATCGACGTGTGCACGAGGTCATGCGTTCGATGCCGACCGTACCCGGTGCGGGTGGCGCGTTCCGACGTTCGGCGCTGCTTCAGGTGGGCGGTTTGAGCGCCCAGACCCTCGCCGAGGACACCGACCTCACCATCAGCATCGGACGAGCCGGCTGGCGCACGGTGTTCCAGGAGAAAGCGGTGACGTGGACGGAGGCCCCGACCACCGTACGCCAGCTGTGGCGACAGCGATTCCGCTGGACGTTCGGCACGTTGCAGGCGTTGTGGAAACACCGCAAGGCCATCGTCCAGCGTGGTGCCGCGGGTAGGGTGGGCCGATTCGGCATGTTGCACGTGGTGTGTTTCCAGGTCCTGCTGCCCATGATCGCCCCGGTGATCGACGTCTTCCTCGTCTACGGGGTGCTGTTCCTCGATCCGTGGACCACGGTGCTGCTCTGGCTGACCATGCTCGGCATACAGGCGGCCGCGGCCGCGTACGCGTTCCATCTGGACGGTGAACGGAAGACGGTGTTGTGGTTGCTGCCCGCCCAGCAACTGATCTACCGGCAACTGATGTACGTGGTGTTGATGCAATCGCTGGCCGCCGCCGCGTCGGGGGTTCGGGTGCGGTGGCAGCACATGCGTCGTTCCGGGCTCACCCGGTTCCCGGCTGTTCAGGCCGCACAGAGTGTCCCGGCACCGAGGACCGCCTCCGAGAACACGCAGGACGTCTCGGTATCGTCACCGGTCACGCATGTCCCGTCCGGTTCGTCCGCCTCCGGAGGCCGGCGGAGCCGGGAACGGTGGCTCGACGTCCTGCGGGCGGCGGCCTTGGGACGGGTGATGCTGTACCACACGATGGGATGGCCGTGGTTGAGCATGGTGTTCCCCGCGATGGGGGTCATGTTCGCCGTCGGTGGTTCGTTGATGGCGCGATCGTTGGGGAACCAGCCGCCCGTGGACGTCGTCGGCAGGCGCATCGTACGGCTGTTGCCGCCGCTGTGGGTGCTTGCCCTCGTGATGGTGCCGTTGATGTTGGCGTTCGGCTGGAGCGCGGCCACGGAGGAGAGTTGGGCCAGCGACGCGTTGCACTGGCCGGAGCTCGCGCTGTGGATCTTCCCCGTTCTCGATCCGCCGCACAGCGATCTGGGCCTGGGCCGGGACGCGGCGATCGTGCTGTGGTACGTGCGCGCCTATCTGTGGTTCGTGCTGTTGACCCCCCTGCTGCTGCGGCTGTTCCGTCGGTGGCCGCTCGTCACCACGCTGACGCCTCTCGTCCTCGTCGCCTGTGACGCCGTGCTCGGCTCACCCCTGTCCGGGATGGACGACGTGGGACAGGGGGTGCTGGACTTCTGCACCTTCGGCGCCTGCTGGCTGCTCGGTTTCGCGCATCGGGACGGGATGCTCACCCGAGCCCGCATCGGGACGCTCGTGGTGACGTCGGTGCTGTTGATATCGGCGGGCTTGTGGTGGGCTGCGACCCATCCGGCGTGGGGGTCTTACGACCTCAACGAGATCCCGTTGGCGCAGGCGTTGGTGAGTGCGGGCTTCGTGCTCGTGGCGTTGCGGGTCTCGCCGGAGCTGCGGCTGCTCGACCGGGTGCCCGCGCTGAATCGGCTCGTCACCGTGCTCAACGCGCGGGCGGTCACGGTGTATCTGTGGCACAACGTGGCCATCTACCTCGCCGCCTCGCTCATCCTGTGGTGGGGGGACTACTCACAGGCGGAACATCTCGCTGTGGCCGTGCTGTTGACGGCGGGCGCCGTGTTCCTGTTCGGGTGGGTGGAGGATGTGGCGGCGCGACGGCGCATCCGGATCCTTCCGGGGGCCCCGCCGAAACCGAAACACGCCAGAACGCGCCTACGTAAGGCCAAGGTCGTCAGAGCCTGA